The proteins below come from a single Crossiella sp. CA-258035 genomic window:
- a CDS encoding HAMP domain-containing sensor histidine kinase, which yields MAAVSLLLLWLGWMLVGGVVDQYPVFPPETRIKVLGQELPPSQVHQILKENAREVVLNSGAIAFVCMVLATAILAWTLTGRVLRPLHEVTHTAHRLSVESLDERIALRGPRDEVAELADTFDAMLDRLQAAFESQRRFVANASHELRTPLAVVRTELDVTLADPDADVAELRRMAGVVRTATQRAEHLVEALLLLARTDAVGLSARESVDLSALVRSAWSSARSAAEERGLRTEFHTPAVQAVGDPVLLERLAGNLLENAVRHNVDGGWITVRTEADAKRATLRVVSSGGQISVERVAELFEPFRRGGTDRTAHRGAGLGLSIVRSVVGAHGGEVSAEPVPGGGLDVTVTLPIAP from the coding sequence GTGGCCGCGGTCAGCCTGCTGCTGCTCTGGCTCGGCTGGATGCTGGTCGGCGGCGTGGTCGACCAGTACCCGGTGTTCCCGCCGGAGACCAGGATCAAGGTGCTCGGCCAGGAGCTGCCGCCCTCCCAGGTGCACCAGATCCTCAAGGAGAACGCGCGCGAGGTGGTGCTCAACTCCGGCGCGATCGCCTTCGTGTGCATGGTGCTGGCCACCGCGATCCTGGCCTGGACGTTGACCGGCCGGGTGTTGCGGCCGCTGCACGAGGTCACGCACACCGCGCACCGGCTGTCCGTGGAGTCCCTCGACGAGCGGATCGCGCTGCGCGGGCCGCGGGACGAGGTGGCCGAGCTGGCCGACACCTTCGACGCCATGCTGGACCGGCTGCAGGCCGCCTTCGAGTCCCAGCGCCGGTTCGTGGCCAACGCCAGCCACGAGCTGCGCACCCCGCTGGCCGTGGTCCGCACCGAGCTCGACGTCACCCTGGCCGACCCGGACGCCGACGTCGCCGAGCTGCGCCGGATGGCGGGCGTGGTGCGCACCGCGACCCAGCGCGCCGAGCACCTGGTCGAGGCCCTGCTGCTGCTCGCCCGCACCGACGCGGTTGGCCTGTCCGCCCGCGAGTCCGTCGACCTGTCCGCCCTGGTCCGCAGCGCCTGGTCCTCGGCCCGCTCCGCGGCGGAGGAACGCGGTCTGCGCACCGAGTTCCACACCCCGGCCGTGCAAGCCGTCGGCGACCCGGTGCTGCTGGAACGCCTGGCCGGGAACCTCCTGGAGAACGCGGTGCGGCACAACGTGGACGGCGGCTGGATCACCGTGCGCACCGAGGCCGACGCCAAGCGCGCCACCCTGCGCGTGGTCTCCTCCGGCGGCCAGATCTCGGTGGAACGGGTGGCCGAGCTGTTCGAGCCGTTCCGCCGCGGCGGCACCGACCGCACCGCCCACCGCGGGGCCGGGCTGGGGCTGTCCATCGTGCGCTCGGTGGTGGGCGCGCACGGGGGAGAGGTCAGCGCGGAACCGGTGCCCGGCGGCGGCCTGGACGTCACGGTGACCCTGCCGATCGCCCCCTAG
- the dxs gene encoding 1-deoxy-D-xylulose-5-phosphate synthase produces the protein MQLLESVRSPADLKRMSQEELALLAAEIRAFLVDKVSRTGGHLGPNLGVVEITLAIHRVFDSPHDAVLFDTGHQSYVHKMVTGRLDGFDKLRQRGGLSGYPSRSESEHDLVESSHASTALSYADGLATAFKLSGKRRHVVAVVGDGALTGGMCWEALNNIAGDKTRPLVIVVNDNGRSYSPTIGGLADHLASLRLRPGYERALESGKRTLQNTPVVGKPLYAALHAAKRGIKDALSPQVMFEDLGLKYFGPVDGHDQHAFEAALERAKDFGGPVIVHAVTQKGRGYAPAENHVADVMHAIGVIDPVTGKSTKKKAADWTGVFADEIVKIGAEREDVVTITAAMLGPTGLAKFSEAYPGRCLDVGIAEQHAMTAAAGLAMGGMKPVFAVYSTFLNRAFDQLLMEVALHKQPVSIVLDRSGVTGDDGASHNGMWDLSLLGIVPGMRVAVPRDANTLREELRESVAIDDGPSAIRYGKGAVIEEIPALERIGVVDVLRRPAEGEGKDVLLVAVGCFAQLALEAAQRLSDQGVGVTVVDPRWVVPVPTELVGMAAEHRLVVTVEDAGRHGGFGWAMSAALRDANLDVPLRDLAIPQRFLDHASRAEVLAELGLTAQDVARRVTEWTAEYLGEDAEETEAPAAKESTVDKTPASRSRKRPQS, from the coding sequence GTGCAACTACTCGAATCCGTGCGTAGCCCGGCGGATCTGAAACGCATGAGCCAGGAGGAGCTGGCGCTGCTGGCGGCGGAGATCCGTGCGTTCCTGGTGGACAAGGTATCCCGCACCGGCGGGCACCTCGGTCCCAACCTGGGCGTGGTCGAGATCACCCTCGCGATCCACCGGGTCTTCGACTCCCCGCACGACGCCGTGCTGTTCGACACCGGCCACCAGTCCTACGTGCACAAGATGGTCACCGGCCGCCTCGACGGCTTCGACAAGCTGCGTCAGCGCGGCGGGCTCTCCGGCTACCCGAGCCGGAGCGAGAGCGAGCACGACCTCGTCGAGTCCAGCCACGCCTCGACCGCGCTGTCCTACGCCGACGGCCTGGCCACCGCGTTCAAGCTCTCCGGCAAGCGGCGGCACGTGGTCGCCGTGGTCGGTGACGGCGCGCTCACCGGCGGTATGTGCTGGGAGGCGCTCAACAACATCGCCGGCGACAAGACCCGGCCACTGGTCATCGTGGTCAACGACAACGGCCGGTCCTACTCGCCGACCATCGGCGGCCTGGCCGACCACCTCGCCTCCCTGCGGCTGCGGCCCGGGTACGAGCGCGCGCTGGAAAGCGGCAAGCGGACCCTGCAGAACACCCCGGTCGTCGGCAAGCCGCTCTACGCGGCCCTGCACGCGGCCAAGCGCGGCATCAAGGACGCGCTGAGCCCGCAGGTGATGTTCGAGGACCTGGGCCTGAAGTACTTCGGGCCGGTGGACGGGCACGACCAGCATGCCTTCGAGGCCGCGCTGGAGCGGGCCAAGGACTTCGGCGGCCCGGTCATCGTGCACGCGGTCACCCAGAAGGGCCGCGGCTACGCCCCCGCGGAGAACCACGTGGCCGACGTCATGCACGCCATCGGCGTGATCGACCCGGTCACCGGCAAGTCCACCAAGAAGAAGGCCGCCGACTGGACCGGCGTCTTCGCCGACGAGATCGTCAAGATCGGCGCGGAGCGCGAGGACGTGGTGACCATCACCGCCGCGATGCTCGGCCCGACCGGCCTGGCCAAGTTCTCCGAGGCATACCCCGGCCGCTGCCTGGACGTGGGCATCGCCGAGCAGCACGCGATGACCGCCGCGGCCGGCCTGGCCATGGGCGGCATGAAGCCGGTGTTCGCGGTCTACTCGACCTTCCTCAACCGGGCCTTCGACCAGTTGCTGATGGAGGTCGCGCTGCACAAGCAGCCGGTGTCCATCGTGCTGGACCGCTCCGGCGTCACCGGCGACGACGGCGCCAGCCACAACGGCATGTGGGACCTGTCCCTCCTCGGCATCGTGCCGGGCATGCGGGTCGCGGTGCCGCGCGATGCCAACACCCTGCGCGAGGAGCTGCGCGAGTCGGTGGCCATCGACGACGGCCCGTCCGCGATCCGCTACGGCAAGGGCGCGGTGATCGAGGAGATCCCCGCGCTGGAGCGGATCGGCGTGGTCGACGTGCTGCGCCGCCCGGCCGAGGGCGAGGGCAAGGACGTGCTGCTGGTCGCGGTCGGCTGCTTCGCGCAGCTGGCCCTGGAGGCGGCGCAGCGGCTGTCCGACCAGGGTGTCGGCGTGACCGTGGTGGACCCGCGGTGGGTTGTTCCCGTTCCCACCGAGCTGGTCGGCATGGCCGCCGAGCACCGCCTCGTGGTCACCGTCGAGGACGCAGGCCGCCACGGCGGCTTCGGCTGGGCGATGTCGGCCGCGCTGCGCGATGCCAACCTGGACGTCCCGCTGCGCGACCTGGCCATCCCGCAGCGCTTCCTGGACCACGCCTCGCGCGCCGAGGTGCTGGCCGAACTGGGACTCACCGCCCAGGACGTGGCCCGCCGGGTGACCGAGTGGACCGCGGAGTACCTCGGCGAGGACGCCGAGGAGACCGAGGCGCCTGCCGCCAAGGAGTCCACTGTGGACAAGACTCCGGCCAGCCGGTCGCGCAAGCGCCCGCAGAGCTGA
- a CDS encoding TRAM domain-containing protein has product MSQDRLDWTGRTLEVEIGPVAHGGHCVARHEGRVLFVRHALPGEKALVQVTEDNGGSFCRADAVTVHTPSPDRLTPPCPLAAPGECGGCDWQHASPAAQRALKAAVVMEQLKRIAGLDRQVTVEELPGGQLDWRTRVRLAVGSGGRAGLRAHRSHRVIPLRDCPIAAPGALEGVLSRSWKPGTELEVAKDGAGQVHVAEIRKDRPPRIMAGDGLAHEHAAGRDWRLAAGGFWQVHPAAADTFAGVVEEWAQAPVGGTAWDLYGGVGLFASVLARQVGPTGSVLAIESSKRAVVDGTANLVDLPQVRLRVGRVERLLGSAELRDERPDVVVLDPPRKGAGKDVVAAVAAAGPSRVVHVACDPAALARDVGLFRGQGYELRELRAFDAFPMTHHMECIALLTR; this is encoded by the coding sequence GTGAGTCAGGACCGCCTGGACTGGACCGGTCGCACGCTGGAAGTCGAGATCGGCCCGGTGGCGCACGGCGGCCACTGCGTCGCCCGGCACGAGGGCAGGGTGCTCTTCGTCCGGCACGCGCTGCCGGGGGAGAAGGCCCTGGTCCAGGTGACCGAGGACAACGGCGGCTCGTTCTGCCGGGCGGACGCGGTCACCGTGCACACCCCGTCGCCGGACCGGCTCACCCCGCCCTGCCCACTGGCCGCGCCCGGCGAGTGCGGCGGCTGCGACTGGCAACACGCCAGCCCCGCCGCCCAGCGCGCGCTCAAGGCCGCCGTGGTGATGGAGCAGCTCAAGCGGATCGCGGGCCTGGACCGGCAGGTCACGGTCGAGGAGCTGCCCGGCGGTCAGCTGGACTGGCGCACCCGGGTCCGCCTCGCGGTGGGCAGCGGCGGCCGGGCCGGCCTGCGCGCGCACCGCAGCCACCGGGTGATCCCGCTGCGGGACTGCCCGATCGCGGCACCCGGCGCGCTGGAGGGCGTGCTCAGCCGCAGCTGGAAGCCGGGTACCGAGCTGGAGGTGGCCAAGGACGGCGCGGGCCAGGTGCACGTGGCCGAGATCCGCAAGGACCGCCCGCCGCGGATCATGGCCGGCGACGGCCTGGCCCACGAACACGCCGCGGGCCGCGACTGGCGACTGGCCGCAGGCGGCTTCTGGCAGGTGCACCCCGCGGCCGCGGACACCTTCGCCGGGGTCGTCGAGGAGTGGGCCCAGGCGCCGGTGGGTGGCACGGCCTGGGACCTCTACGGCGGGGTCGGGCTGTTCGCCTCGGTGCTGGCCAGGCAGGTCGGGCCGACCGGCTCGGTGCTGGCGATCGAGTCCTCGAAGCGGGCCGTGGTGGACGGCACGGCGAACCTGGTGGACCTGCCGCAGGTGCGGTTGCGGGTCGGCCGGGTGGAGCGGCTGCTGGGGTCGGCGGAGCTGCGGGACGAGCGGCCGGACGTGGTGGTGCTGGACCCGCCGCGCAAGGGCGCGGGCAAGGACGTGGTGGCCGCGGTGGCGGCGGCCGGGCCGTCGCGGGTGGTGCACGTGGCGTGTGATCCGGCGGCGCTGGCGCGGGATGTCGGGTTGTTCCGGGGGCAGGGGTACGAGCTCCGGGAGCTGCGGGCGTTCGACGCGTTCCCGATGACTCATCACATGGAGTGCATCGCCTTGCTCACGCGGTGA
- a CDS encoding response regulator transcription factor: MRILIVEDEQPLADAIARGLRREGMAVDVAYDGESGHEKSSVTRYDVVVLDRDLPGMSGDELCRQIVDSGALTRVIMLTASGTVQDRVSGLSLGADDYLAKPFAFPELVARVRALGRRATPAMPPVLTVADVVLNPARRSVLRAGQPVELTRKEFGVLEVLLAAGGAVVSSEELLERVWDENADPFTTTVRVTVMTLRKKLGEPGIIETVVGSGYRVPVNAGVESADS, from the coding sequence GTGCGGATCCTGATTGTGGAGGACGAACAGCCCCTGGCCGACGCGATCGCCAGGGGGCTGCGACGGGAAGGTATGGCCGTCGACGTGGCCTACGACGGCGAGTCGGGGCACGAGAAGTCCTCGGTGACCCGGTACGACGTGGTGGTGCTGGACCGGGACCTGCCCGGCATGTCCGGCGACGAGCTGTGCCGGCAGATCGTGGACTCCGGCGCGCTCACCCGGGTGATCATGCTGACCGCCAGCGGCACCGTGCAGGACCGGGTCTCCGGGCTGTCGCTGGGCGCCGATGACTACCTGGCCAAGCCGTTCGCCTTCCCCGAGCTGGTGGCCAGGGTGCGGGCGCTGGGCAGGCGGGCCACCCCGGCCATGCCGCCGGTGCTCACCGTGGCCGACGTGGTGCTCAACCCGGCCCGGCGCAGCGTGCTGCGGGCCGGCCAGCCGGTGGAGCTGACCCGCAAGGAGTTCGGCGTGCTGGAGGTGCTGCTGGCCGCAGGCGGCGCCGTGGTCAGCAGCGAGGAGCTGCTGGAACGGGTGTGGGACGAGAACGCCGACCCGTTCACCACCACCGTGCGGGTCACCGTGATGACCCTGCGCAAGAAGCTCGGCGAGCCGGGCATCATCGAGACCGTGGTCGGCTCCGGCTACCGGGTGCCGGTCAACGCCGGAGTGGAGTCCGCTGATTCCTGA
- the dnaE gene encoding DNA polymerase III subunit alpha yields the protein MSGDSFVHLHVHTEYSMLDGAAKIAPLFAEAARLEMPAVGMTDHGNMYGGDEFYQQARKHGIKPIIGIEAYIAPTSRFHKKPVFWGDPGQRGDDISGAGAYTHMTMVAKNSTGVRNLFRLSSQASMEGYYYKPRMDREIIAENAEGIIATTGCPSGEVQTRLRLGHEAEAIQAAADYRDIFGAENFFLELMDHGLSIERRVREGLLAIGKKLNIPPLATNDSHYVTKDQADAHSALLCVQSGKMLSDPNRFKFDGDGYYLKSAAEMRELWDGQVEGACDNTLLIAEMVESYDDVWAHRDRMPVFPVPEGETQESFLFKQVMEGLHRRFPDGIPDGYVERAEFELNVIAGKGFPAYFLVVGDLVSYAKSVGIRVGPGRGSAAGALVAYALGITNIDPIPHGLLFERFLNPERTAMPDIDIDFDDRRRGEMVRYATEKWGSDRVAQVITFGTIKTKAAIKDSARVHYGQPGFAIADKISKALPPPIMAKDIPLSGIVNPKHERYGEAAEVRTLIENDQDVAKIFETARGLEGLIRNAGVHACAVIMSSEPLIESIPLWRRDDGSIITGWDYPSCENLGLLKMDFLGLRNLTVMGDAIDNVKANRGQDIDLDTLALDDKTTYELLSRGDTLGVFQLDGGPMRDLLRRMQPNAFEDIVAVGALYRPGPMGMNAHNDYADRKNKRQEVKPIHPELEEPLREILSETYGLIVYQEQIMFIAQKVAGYSMGRADVLRKAMGKKKQEVLEKEFEGFHAGMQANGFSDEAVKALWDTILPFAGYAFNKSHAAAYGLVSYWTAYLKANYRAEYMAALLTSVGDNKDKSAVYLSECRRLGIKVLPPDVNESALRFSAVGTDIRFGLGAIRNVGANVVESIIVTREKKGKYASFTDFLDKSELVCCNKRVIESLIKAGAFDSFDNTRLALMQVHEEAVDAVVGLKRQEAMGQFDLFGGGDDSEAGEDSSPLAHLKFGAEEWPRKQMLSFEREMLGLYVSAHPLDGAERILRKNAQKTIAELLNDPPREGEVVIAGMISGLERRVNKNGEPWAIATVEDLDASIEVLFFPKSYSVLSADLVEDAAVAIKGRVNWREDKMSIFGGGVIPLDIADAENNPGMDPPFVLACNPEKLNEEVLLELKRTLSMHKGDTPVHLKLMFRREAVMMAVDDYPIKLTPAFMGEIKALPGIAVSA from the coding sequence GTGTCTGGCGACTCATTCGTCCACCTGCATGTGCACACCGAGTACTCCATGCTCGACGGGGCGGCCAAGATCGCTCCGTTGTTCGCGGAGGCGGCGCGGTTGGAGATGCCCGCGGTGGGCATGACCGACCACGGCAACATGTACGGCGGCGACGAGTTCTACCAGCAGGCCCGCAAGCACGGCATCAAGCCGATCATCGGCATCGAGGCCTACATCGCGCCGACCAGCCGGTTCCACAAGAAGCCGGTGTTCTGGGGCGACCCGGGCCAGCGTGGCGACGACATCTCCGGCGCCGGCGCCTACACGCACATGACCATGGTGGCCAAGAACTCCACCGGGGTGCGCAACCTGTTCCGGCTGTCCAGCCAGGCGTCCATGGAGGGCTACTACTACAAGCCCCGGATGGACCGGGAGATCATCGCGGAGAACGCCGAGGGGATCATCGCCACCACCGGCTGCCCCTCCGGCGAGGTGCAGACCCGGCTGCGGCTGGGGCACGAGGCCGAGGCGATCCAGGCCGCGGCGGACTACCGCGACATCTTCGGGGCGGAGAACTTCTTCCTCGAACTGATGGACCACGGGCTGTCCATCGAGCGGCGGGTGCGCGAGGGGCTGCTGGCGATCGGCAAGAAGCTCAACATCCCGCCGCTGGCCACCAACGACAGCCACTACGTCACCAAGGACCAGGCCGACGCGCACTCCGCGTTGCTGTGCGTGCAGTCCGGCAAGATGCTCTCCGACCCGAACCGGTTCAAGTTCGACGGCGACGGCTACTACCTGAAGTCGGCCGCGGAGATGCGCGAGCTGTGGGACGGCCAGGTCGAGGGCGCCTGCGACAACACGCTGCTGATCGCGGAGATGGTCGAGTCCTACGACGACGTGTGGGCGCACCGGGACCGGATGCCGGTCTTCCCGGTGCCCGAGGGCGAGACGCAGGAGTCCTTCCTCTTCAAGCAGGTCATGGAGGGGCTGCACCGCCGCTTCCCGGACGGCATTCCGGACGGCTACGTGGAGCGGGCCGAGTTCGAGCTGAACGTGATCGCGGGCAAGGGGTTCCCGGCCTACTTCCTGGTGGTCGGCGACCTGGTCTCCTACGCCAAGTCCGTGGGCATCCGGGTCGGGCCCGGCCGTGGCTCGGCCGCGGGCGCGCTGGTGGCCTACGCGCTGGGCATCACCAACATCGACCCGATCCCGCACGGCCTGCTGTTCGAGCGGTTCCTCAACCCCGAGCGCACCGCCATGCCCGACATCGACATCGACTTCGACGACCGCAGGCGCGGCGAGATGGTGCGCTACGCCACCGAGAAGTGGGGCAGCGACCGGGTCGCCCAGGTGATCACCTTCGGCACCATCAAGACCAAGGCCGCGATCAAGGACTCGGCGCGCGTGCACTACGGGCAGCCCGGGTTCGCCATCGCGGACAAGATCTCCAAGGCGCTGCCGCCGCCGATCATGGCCAAGGACATCCCGCTCTCCGGCATCGTCAACCCCAAGCACGAGCGCTACGGCGAGGCCGCCGAGGTCCGCACCCTGATCGAGAACGACCAGGACGTGGCCAAGATCTTCGAGACCGCGCGCGGCCTGGAGGGCCTGATCCGCAACGCCGGTGTGCACGCCTGCGCGGTGATCATGTCCTCCGAGCCGCTGATCGAGTCCATCCCGCTGTGGCGGCGCGACGACGGCTCGATCATCACCGGCTGGGACTACCCGTCGTGTGAGAACCTCGGCCTGCTGAAGATGGACTTCCTCGGCCTGCGCAACCTCACCGTCATGGGTGATGCCATCGACAACGTCAAGGCCAACCGCGGCCAGGACATCGACCTGGACACCCTCGCCCTCGACGACAAGACCACCTACGAGCTGCTCAGCCGCGGCGACACCCTCGGGGTGTTCCAGCTCGACGGCGGCCCCATGCGCGACCTGCTGCGCCGCATGCAGCCCAACGCCTTCGAGGACATCGTCGCGGTCGGCGCGCTGTACCGCCCCGGCCCGATGGGGATGAACGCGCACAACGACTACGCCGACCGCAAGAACAAGCGGCAAGAGGTCAAGCCGATCCACCCGGAGCTGGAGGAACCGCTGCGGGAGATCCTCTCCGAGACCTACGGCCTGATCGTCTACCAAGAGCAGATCATGTTCATCGCGCAGAAGGTCGCGGGCTATTCGATGGGCCGCGCGGATGTGCTGCGCAAGGCGATGGGCAAGAAGAAGCAGGAGGTCCTGGAAAAGGAGTTCGAGGGCTTCCACGCCGGAATGCAGGCCAACGGCTTCTCCGACGAGGCGGTCAAAGCGCTCTGGGACACGATTCTCCCGTTCGCCGGCTACGCGTTCAACAAGTCGCACGCGGCCGCCTACGGCCTGGTCTCCTACTGGACCGCCTACCTCAAGGCGAACTACCGCGCCGAGTACATGGCCGCGCTGCTCACCTCGGTCGGTGACAACAAGGACAAGTCCGCGGTCTACCTCTCCGAGTGCCGCCGACTGGGCATCAAGGTGCTGCCGCCGGATGTCAACGAGTCCGCGCTGCGCTTCTCCGCGGTCGGCACCGACATCCGCTTCGGCCTCGGCGCGATCCGCAACGTCGGCGCCAACGTGGTCGAGTCGATCATCGTCACCAGGGAGAAGAAGGGGAAGTACGCCTCCTTCACCGACTTCCTGGACAAGTCCGAGCTGGTCTGCTGCAACAAGCGGGTCATCGAGTCGCTGATCAAGGCGGGCGCGTTCGACTCCTTCGACAACACCCGGCTGGCCCTCATGCAGGTGCACGAGGAAGCCGTGGACGCCGTGGTCGGCCTCAAGCGCCAGGAGGCGATGGGCCAGTTCGACCTCTTCGGCGGCGGTGACGACAGCGAGGCGGGCGAGGACTCCTCCCCGCTGGCGCACCTGAAGTTCGGCGCCGAGGAGTGGCCGCGCAAGCAGATGCTCAGCTTCGAGCGGGAGATGCTCGGCCTCTACGTCTCCGCGCACCCACTGGACGGCGCCGAGCGGATCCTGCGCAAGAACGCGCAGAAGACCATCGCCGAGCTGCTCAACGACCCGCCCCGGGAGGGCGAGGTGGTCATCGCCGGGATGATCTCCGGCCTGGAGCGGCGGGTGAACAAGAACGGCGAGCCGTGGGCCATCGCCACGGTGGAGGACCTGGACGCCTCCATCGAGGTGCTGTTCTTCCCGAAGAGCTACAGCGTGCTGTCGGCCGACCTGGTCGAGGACGCCGCGGTGGCGATCAAGGGCAGGGTGAACTGGCGCGAGGACAAGATGTCCATCTTCGGCGGCGGGGTGATCCCGCTGGACATCGCCGACGCGGAGAACAACCCCGGCATGGACCCGCCGTTCGTGCTGGCCTGCAACCCGGAGAAGCTGAACGAGGAAGTCCTGCTGGAGCTCAAGCGGACGCTGTCCATGCACAAGGGCGACACCCCGGTGCACCTCAAGCTGATGTTCCGGCGCGAGGCCGTGATGATGGCGGTGGACGACTACCCGATCAAGCTCACCCCGGCGTTCATGGGCGAGATCAAGGCCCTGCCGGGTATCGCGGTCAGCGCTTAG
- a CDS encoding APC family permease yields MSKFATAAKRLLVGRPFRSDRLSHTLLPKRIALPVFASDALSSVAYAPEEIFLVLSVAGISGYVFAPWIGVAVAVVMMTVVFSYRQNVHAYPSGGGDYEIANANLGRYGGLTVGSALLVDYILTVAVSISSAMANIGSLIPYVAEHKVIFAVVAIVLLTAVNLRGIRESGSAFAIPTYAFMIGMILMILFGLVRGFVLDEPMRAESAGFTLNAEHDELMGLALAMIVLRSFTQGCAALTGVEAISNGVPAFRKPKSRNAATTLLMMGLIAVIMLMGLVTLAQLTGVKIAEHPATQLVGAPEGYHQKTMVVQIANAVFDGFPVGAVFIAAVTALILVLAANTAFNGFPVLGSILAQDRYLPRQLHTRGDRLAFSNGIVFLAGFAILLVILYEAEVGRLIPLYTVGVFVSFTLSQAGMVRHWNRLLRGEQDTAIVSRLKRSRLISGFGMVMTGVVLIVVLITKFTLGAWVAIAAMGAVFALMTGIRRHYDHVAQELEAAESDRSHTLPARNHAVVLVSKLHMPTMRAISFARATRPDVLEAVTVNVDDTDTRRLVTEWERQDLPVPLKVVESPYREITKPVLDYVKRIRSTNPRDVVTVFIPEYVVGRWWEHLLHNQSALRLKGRLLFQPGVMVVSVPWQLVSSQRRVKEAPVVTPGAIRRGFDPVHAARKAAEERRKKAEKKAETKK; encoded by the coding sequence GTGTCCAAGTTCGCCACCGCGGCCAAACGCCTCCTGGTGGGGCGGCCGTTCCGCAGTGACCGGCTCTCCCACACGCTGCTGCCCAAGCGCATCGCGCTGCCGGTGTTCGCCTCCGACGCGCTGTCCTCGGTGGCCTACGCGCCGGAGGAGATCTTCCTGGTGCTGTCCGTGGCCGGGATCTCGGGCTATGTGTTCGCGCCGTGGATCGGGGTCGCGGTCGCGGTGGTCATGATGACCGTCGTCTTCAGCTACCGGCAGAACGTGCACGCCTACCCCTCCGGCGGCGGCGACTACGAGATCGCCAACGCGAACCTGGGCCGCTACGGCGGTCTGACCGTGGGCAGCGCGCTGCTGGTGGACTACATCCTCACCGTGGCGGTGTCGATCTCCTCGGCGATGGCCAACATCGGCTCGCTGATCCCCTACGTGGCCGAGCACAAGGTGATCTTCGCGGTGGTGGCCATCGTGCTGCTCACCGCGGTCAACCTGCGCGGCATCCGGGAGTCCGGCAGCGCCTTCGCCATCCCGACCTACGCGTTCATGATCGGCATGATCCTGATGATCCTGTTCGGTCTGGTGCGCGGGTTCGTGCTGGACGAGCCGATGCGCGCGGAGAGCGCCGGGTTCACCCTGAACGCCGAGCACGACGAGCTGATGGGCCTGGCGCTGGCCATGATCGTGCTGCGCTCCTTCACCCAGGGCTGCGCCGCGCTGACCGGCGTGGAGGCGATCAGCAACGGGGTGCCCGCCTTCCGCAAGCCGAAGTCGCGCAACGCGGCCACCACGCTGCTGATGATGGGCCTGATCGCGGTGATCATGCTGATGGGCCTGGTCACGCTGGCCCAGCTGACCGGGGTCAAGATCGCCGAGCACCCGGCGACGCAGCTGGTCGGCGCGCCGGAGGGCTACCACCAGAAGACCATGGTGGTGCAGATCGCCAACGCGGTCTTCGACGGCTTCCCGGTGGGCGCGGTGTTCATCGCCGCGGTCACCGCGCTGATCCTGGTGCTGGCCGCGAACACCGCGTTCAACGGCTTCCCGGTGCTCGGCTCGATCCTGGCCCAGGACCGCTACCTGCCGCGCCAGCTGCACACCCGCGGCGACCGGCTGGCCTTCTCCAACGGCATCGTCTTCCTCGCCGGGTTCGCCATCCTGCTGGTCATCCTGTACGAGGCCGAGGTGGGCAGGCTGATCCCGCTCTACACGGTGGGCGTGTTCGTCTCCTTCACCCTCAGCCAGGCCGGCATGGTCCGGCACTGGAACCGGCTGCTGCGCGGCGAGCAGGACACCGCGATCGTCTCCCGGCTCAAGCGGTCCCGGCTGATCAGCGGTTTCGGCATGGTGATGACCGGCGTGGTGCTCATCGTGGTGCTGATCACCAAGTTCACCCTGGGCGCCTGGGTGGCGATCGCGGCGATGGGCGCGGTGTTCGCGCTGATGACCGGTATCCGCAGGCACTACGACCACGTGGCGCAGGAGCTGGAGGCGGCCGAGAGCGACCGCTCGCACACCCTGCCCGCGCGCAACCACGCGGTGGTGCTGGTCTCCAAGCTGCACATGCCGACCATGCGCGCGATCAGCTTCGCCAGGGCCACCCGGCCGGACGTGCTGGAGGCGGTCACGGTGAACGTGGACGACACCGACACCCGGCGGCTGGTCACCGAGTGGGAGCGGCAGGACCTGCCGGTGCCGCTGAAGGTGGTCGAGTCGCCCTACCGCGAGATCACCAAGCCGGTGCTGGACTACGTGAAGCGGATCCGCAGCACGAACCCGCGCGACGTGGTGACCGTGTTCATCCCGGAGTACGTGGTGGGCCGCTGGTGGGAGCACCTGCTGCACAACCAGAGCGCGCTGCGCCTGAAGGGCAGGCTGCTGTTCCAGCCGGGCGTCATGGTGGTCTCGGTGCCCTGGCAGCTGGTCTCCTCCCAGCGCAGGGTCAAGGAGGCGCCGGTGGTCACCCCCGGTGCGATCCGCCGTGGCTTCGACCCGGTGCACGCCGCACGCAAGGCCGCCGAAGAGCGGCGCAAGAAGGCCGAGAAGAAGGCGGAAACCAAGAAGTGA